CAACTAAAAAAAGTAGGAGCAATTGCTAGTGCTAAGGCAGCGGAGATCTATGGATTAGAAATGATTGCAGAACAAATCCAAACCATCAAAAATAATTTTACAAGGTTTGTGATTTTGCAAAAAAAAGAATCGTTAAACAACCCTGAGGTAACCAAAGCTTCTTTAAAGTTTGTTTTAAAAGATGAAAGTGGTTCTCTTGGAGAAGTGTTGATGTTATTGGCAAATCATAAGGTCAATTTATCAAAAATACAATCTTTACCTATTATAGAAACCCCTTGGGAATATGCCTTTTTTGCAGATTTAATTTTTGACGATTATCAAGAGTATAAAAATGCAATGGTAGATATTAGAAGTAAAGTATCGAGTTTAAAAATATTAGGTGAATATAAAAACAATAAGTAATGATTGTTTCGGTAGCAAATAGATTAGACGATGTAAAAGAATACTATTTCTCAAAAAAATTAAGAGAAGTAGCAAGCTTAAAAGCAGCAGGTAAACCAATCATTAGTTTAGGAATTGGTAGTCCAGATTTAACCCCTGACCAACGTGTGTTAGAGGCGTTAAGTAATGCGGCAAAAGAAAGCTCAGCACATGGATATCAGTCTTACCAAGGTTTACCAGCCTTAAGACAAGCCATGGCTTCTTTTTATCAAACTAATTTTAAGGTAGCTTTAAATCCAGACACAGAGGTATTGCCTTTAATGGGGTCTAAAGAAGGAATCATGCACGTTTCTATGGCTTTTTTAAATCCTGGAGACCAAGTATTAATTCCAAATCCAGGCTATCCAACTTATACATCAGTAACAAAATTGGTAGGAGCAGAACCTGTTTTTTATGATTTAGTTGCAGACAAGGATTGGTTGCCAAATTTTGAGGCTTTAGAAAAGTTAGACTTGTCAAAAGTTAAAATCATGTGGATCAATTATCCTCATATGCCAACAGGAGCAACAGCTAAAAATAAGGTGTACCAAAAACTAATCAATTTTGCTAAAAAGCATCAAATATTATTAGTAAACGATAATCCATACAGTTTTGTTTTAAACGATAATCCTGAAAGTATTTTAAATTACGAAGGGGCTAAAGAAGTAGCTTTAGAGCTAAATTCTTTAAGTAAAAGTTTTAACATGGCTGGTTGGCGAGTTGGAATGTTTGTTGGGGCTAAAGAATATTTAGATCAAGTATTAAAAGTAAAAAGTAATATGGATTCTGGAATGTTCTACGGAATTCAAAAAGGAGCTATTGAGGCTTTACACCTATCAAAAGATTGGTTTAAAAGCATTAATGAACATTACCACAAACGCAGAGAAATTGTGTGTCAAATATTAGACAGTTTAAACTGTGTGTATGATAAAACACATGTTGGAATGTTTGTGTGGGCAAAATTGCCAGAAGGAATCACATCAGAACAAATGACAGATAAAATGTTGTATGAAAAAGATGTGTTCATTACTCCAGGATCTATTTTTGGAAGTAATGGAGAAGGGTATATAAGATTATCCTTATGTGTTTCAGAAGAAAATCTGGAACAAGTTTTAGCTAGGGTTAAAGCATAGATAGAGTATAGATAAAGCATAGATAGAGTATTAAAAAGATGTTAGTAACAGTAATTGGTTTAGGGTTAATAGGTGGTTCTTTAGCATTGGAATTAAAGAAACGTTTAGGGTATACTGTTCACGGAATCGATGCCAATGTAGCTAATGCCCAAAAAGCATTAGCACTAGGTATAATAGATAAGATAGTAGACTTTAATCAAATTGCTGATAGTGATGTGGTTGTCTTGGCTGTTCCTGTCAATTTTTTACCAGATTTGGCAATAAATGTGTTAGATACAGTTAAAAAAGATACAATTGTGTTTGATATGGGTTCTACCAAAGAGAAACTGAGCAAAACAGTTGAAAATCACGAAAAAAGAACTAATTTTGTGGCCGTTCATCCTATAGCGGGTACAGAACATTCTGGACCAGAAGCAGCTATCTATCATTTATTTGATGATAAAGTAAATATCATCTGTGATAAAGAGCTAAGCAGTGAGGTAGCCGTAACTAAAGTATTAGATATTTTTAATGCTTTAAACATGAGAACTATTTTTATGAATAGTGCAGAACATGATAAGCATATAGCATATGTTTCGCACTTATCACATATTAGTTCTTTTATGTTAGGTAAAACGGTGTTGGAAAAAGAAAAGAACGAGAAGAATATTTTTGACATGGCAGGCTCTGGTTTTGAATCTACCGTACGTTTGGCAAAAAGTTCTCCTAACATGTGGACTCCTATTTTTATAGAAAACAAGGAGAATATTTTAAGTTCATTAAATGAATATATTGATAATTTAACAGCATTTAAGAATTTAATTATAGAAGAAGATAAAAAAGGTTTGCAACAAACAATGTTGGAAACCAATCATATAAAAGAAGTATTAACAGGAATTCAAAAATAAAAGTATATAATTACTAAGATGGAAAACAAAAAAGAATTAAGAACGTGGTTGGATGATATGAAATTAGATCATCCTCTAGTAATTGCTGGACCTTGTAGTGCAGAAACAGAAGAGCAAGTTTTAAAAATTGCTCACGAATTAAAAGATACAGATGTAACTGTATTTAGAGCTGGTGTTTGGAAGCCAAGAACTAGACCAGGTGGTTTTGAAGGTGTTGGTGCTGTAGCATTACCTTGGTTAAAAAAGGTGAAAGAACAAACAGGATTGTTAACTGCTGTTGAGGTTGCAAATGTAGCTCACGTAAAATTAGCTTTAGAAGCTGATGTTGATATCTT
Above is a genomic segment from Wenyingzhuangia fucanilytica containing:
- a CDS encoding pyridoxal phosphate-dependent aminotransferase encodes the protein MVSVANRLDDVKEYYFSKKLREVASLKAAGKPIISLGIGSPDLTPDQRVLEALSNAAKESSAHGYQSYQGLPALRQAMASFYQTNFKVALNPDTEVLPLMGSKEGIMHVSMAFLNPGDQVLIPNPGYPTYTSVTKLVGAEPVFYDLVADKDWLPNFEALEKLDLSKVKIMWINYPHMPTGATAKNKVYQKLINFAKKHQILLVNDNPYSFVLNDNPESILNYEGAKEVALELNSLSKSFNMAGWRVGMFVGAKEYLDQVLKVKSNMDSGMFYGIQKGAIEALHLSKDWFKSINEHYHKRREIVCQILDSLNCVYDKTHVGMFVWAKLPEGITSEQMTDKMLYEKDVFITPGSIFGSNGEGYIRLSLCVSEENLEQVLARVKA
- a CDS encoding prephenate dehydrogenase — translated: MLVTVIGLGLIGGSLALELKKRLGYTVHGIDANVANAQKALALGIIDKIVDFNQIADSDVVVLAVPVNFLPDLAINVLDTVKKDTIVFDMGSTKEKLSKTVENHEKRTNFVAVHPIAGTEHSGPEAAIYHLFDDKVNIICDKELSSEVAVTKVLDIFNALNMRTIFMNSAEHDKHIAYVSHLSHISSFMLGKTVLEKEKNEKNIFDMAGSGFESTVRLAKSSPNMWTPIFIENKENILSSLNEYIDNLTAFKNLIIEEDKKGLQQTMLETNHIKEVLTGIQK